One Mesorhizobium loti genomic window carries:
- a CDS encoding histidine ammonia-lyase has translation MARETRKVEIGPEIIGRLDKARKVLDQAAASGQQIYGLNTGLGANLGTSVEGDASAFQRQLLEGRSGAVGETLPVETVRATMVARASMLSAGGSGLSPAVFTALVDALNAGVHPVMPSLGSIGAGDLVLMTALARLLIGEGEADYQGRRMPAAKALMMARLAPISLAPKDGLSLINASAVSSGSGALAIADALSALAQQQQAGALTMEGFGANRTILDPRLQMARPAAGQQEAAKALHDLLARDEMPAPTTLQDPLSIRCMPSIHGALIEAIGQAKRAVEIELNAAADNPLVLGDDELVMSTGNFHTAALSLAFETLSLAIAQCAAASVARFIQLTGSGRNGLSKYLSPIGGASAGFVPLQKTATSILAAIRHKANPVMLDFLPVSEGVEDHATQSLLAVSKCAGMIALWRRLIAFELMAAAQAVDLREGLTLAPRTGAIYAAVRAHVSMLKDDRPLGADAEVLHAMLADGAWRGASTVDKETEIVSSLRLPFSGTD, from the coding sequence GTGGCCCGCGAAACGCGCAAGGTGGAGATCGGACCCGAAATCATCGGCAGGCTGGACAAGGCGCGAAAGGTGCTCGACCAGGCCGCCGCCTCCGGTCAGCAGATCTACGGCCTCAACACCGGGCTTGGCGCCAATCTCGGCACCTCAGTCGAAGGCGACGCCAGCGCCTTCCAACGTCAGTTGCTTGAGGGCCGCAGCGGAGCGGTCGGCGAAACCCTGCCGGTCGAGACCGTGCGGGCCACCATGGTCGCCCGCGCCTCGATGCTGTCGGCCGGCGGCTCCGGCCTGTCGCCCGCCGTGTTCACTGCTCTGGTCGATGCGCTCAATGCCGGCGTCCATCCGGTGATGCCTTCGCTCGGCTCGATCGGCGCCGGCGACCTCGTGCTGATGACCGCGCTTGCCCGTCTGCTGATCGGCGAAGGCGAAGCCGATTACCAGGGCCGCCGCATGCCGGCGGCCAAGGCGCTGATGATGGCCCGCCTCGCCCCGATCAGCCTGGCGCCGAAAGATGGACTGTCCCTGATCAACGCCTCGGCGGTCTCCTCCGGCAGCGGCGCCCTTGCGATAGCGGATGCGCTGTCGGCGCTGGCCCAGCAGCAGCAGGCCGGCGCGCTGACCATGGAAGGCTTTGGCGCCAACCGCACCATCCTCGATCCGCGCCTGCAGATGGCGCGGCCGGCCGCCGGACAGCAGGAAGCGGCGAAAGCCTTGCACGACCTTCTCGCCCGCGACGAGATGCCGGCGCCCACCACCTTGCAGGACCCGCTGTCGATCCGCTGCATGCCGTCGATCCACGGCGCGCTGATCGAGGCGATCGGTCAGGCAAAACGCGCCGTCGAGATCGAACTCAACGCGGCCGCCGACAACCCGCTGGTGCTCGGTGACGACGAATTGGTGATGTCGACCGGCAACTTCCACACGGCGGCACTTTCGCTTGCTTTCGAGACGCTCAGCCTGGCGATCGCGCAATGCGCCGCCGCGAGCGTCGCCCGCTTCATCCAGCTCACCGGTTCGGGCCGCAATGGGCTGAGCAAATATCTGTCGCCCATCGGTGGCGCATCGGCCGGTTTCGTGCCGCTGCAGAAGACGGCAACATCGATCCTGGCCGCCATCCGCCACAAGGCCAATCCGGTGATGCTCGATTTTCTCCCGGTTTCGGAAGGCGTCGAGGACCACGCGACCCAGTCGCTCCTCGCCGTCTCGAAATGCGCCGGGATGATCGCGCTGTGGCGGCGGCTGATCGCCTTCGAGCTGATGGCCGCCGCCCAGGCCGTCGACCTGCGTGAAGGGTTGACGCTGGCACCACGCACCGGCGCGATCTATGCAGCAGTGCGCGCGCATGTATCGATGCTGAAGGACGACCGGCCGCTGGGAGCCGACGCCGAGGTGCTTCACGCCATGCTCGCCGACGGAGCGTGGCGAGGCGCTTCGACAGTCGACAAAGAAACCGAAATAGTCAGCTCTTTGCGCCTACCCTTTTCAGGAACAGACTGA
- a CDS encoding transporter — MTAIPDTEALPETATNARRVALIVAIAFFMQLLDSTIISTSLPQMGQSFGVPAVAMSIGITVYMLTMAVFVPLSGWLADRFGARNIFLVAIALFTLASLACGFSGNLTQFVAARAVQGLGSALMTPVGRILVLRNASKSELLNATALITWPALFAPVVGPVLGGFITTYLSWHWNFFINIPLGLIGLALVARFIPGDREADPKPLDWPGFFLTSLGLACLLYGLERIAHPEDGMLPTVALIAAGIVVGWLAVRHLRRAPHPLLDLSSFKVLTFAISTLAAGTIFRVAINATPFLLPLLFQVGFGLSPVDAGLMILAYFLGNLGMKTVTTPTLRRFGFRSVMVVNGIIASASIMACGAISPQTPQALVVALMLIAGLSRSMQFTALNTLAFADIDAAQRSSAATLSSMLQQVAMLFGVAVAAAILNLSQIARAQPALDLVDFRIAFFVIGAIGLVAALRFLVLPPGAGAEVSGHAPGS, encoded by the coding sequence ATGACTGCCATTCCCGACACCGAAGCCTTACCCGAAACGGCCACCAATGCGCGGCGCGTGGCACTGATCGTGGCCATCGCCTTCTTCATGCAGCTGCTGGATTCGACGATCATCTCGACCTCGCTGCCGCAGATGGGCCAGTCCTTCGGCGTGCCGGCGGTGGCGATGAGCATCGGCATCACCGTCTATATGCTGACCATGGCGGTGTTCGTGCCGCTTTCGGGCTGGCTCGCCGACCGCTTCGGCGCGCGCAACATCTTCCTCGTGGCGATCGCGCTGTTCACGCTGGCCTCGCTCGCCTGCGGCTTCTCCGGGAATTTGACCCAATTCGTCGCCGCGCGCGCCGTGCAGGGGCTGGGCAGCGCGCTGATGACGCCGGTCGGACGCATTCTCGTCCTGCGCAACGCCTCGAAATCCGAACTGCTAAACGCCACCGCGCTGATCACATGGCCGGCATTGTTCGCGCCCGTCGTCGGGCCGGTGCTCGGCGGCTTCATCACCACCTATCTGTCCTGGCACTGGAATTTCTTCATCAACATCCCGCTTGGGCTGATCGGGCTGGCGCTGGTCGCCCGCTTCATCCCGGGCGATCGCGAGGCTGATCCCAAGCCGTTGGACTGGCCGGGGTTTTTCCTGACCTCGCTCGGGCTCGCCTGCCTGCTCTACGGCCTCGAGCGCATCGCGCATCCCGAGGATGGCATGCTGCCGACCGTGGCGCTGATCGCGGCGGGCATCGTTGTCGGCTGGCTGGCGGTGCGGCATCTCCGGCGCGCTCCGCATCCGCTGCTCGACCTTTCCTCGTTCAAGGTGCTGACCTTCGCCATCTCGACACTTGCCGCCGGCACCATCTTCCGGGTGGCGATCAACGCCACGCCGTTCCTGCTGCCGCTTTTGTTCCAGGTCGGTTTCGGCCTCTCGCCCGTCGATGCCGGCCTGATGATCCTGGCCTATTTCCTCGGCAATCTCGGCATGAAGACGGTGACGACGCCAACGCTGCGGCGGTTCGGGTTCCGCTCGGTGATGGTGGTCAACGGCATCATCGCTTCGGCCTCGATCATGGCTTGCGGGGCGATCTCGCCGCAAACACCGCAGGCGCTGGTCGTGGCGCTGATGCTGATCGCCGGCCTGTCGCGCTCGATGCAGTTTACCGCGCTCAACACGCTGGCCTTCGCCGATATCGATGCGGCGCAGCGCAGTTCGGCGGCGACGCTATCCTCGATGCTGCAGCAGGTGGCGATGCTGTTCGGCGTTGCCGTGGCGGCGGCGATCCTCAATCTGTCGCAGATCGCAAGAGCCCAGCCTGCGCTCGACCTCGTCGATTTTCGAATCGCCTTTTTCGTCATCGGCGCCATCGGGCTGGTCGCGGCGCTGCGTTTTCTGGTGCTGCCGCCCGGCGCCGGTGCCGAGGTTTCCGGTCACGCGCCGGGGAGCTGA
- a CDS encoding ornithine cyclodeaminase, with protein MKPIYIDYLNALDIEALDMTDGEIIAAVEAGLVAQGKGQTVIEPRVHLEPDPSFHGHFNVLRGYVAPLDTAGVKIVGDYVDNYLHGLPSEFGILNLFDPRTGTPRAILDATVITDMRTGAVTAIGAKHLARKNSKVLAHIGARGTAYWNVRLLDHLFDFEEIRVHSRRPESRDGFAAKLSADLGKKVTAVADWESCVKGADIVVEASRLPEPQPLLKTEWIKPGALVMPYGTMSAVELSLTDIMQKMVVDDWGQCKGGKFGSLRAHVETGRLSETTLHAELGQIAAGLRPGRQSDDETILFWHRGLSLSDIALGKAMLAKAGEKGIGQRLRFA; from the coding sequence ATGAAGCCCATCTATATCGATTATCTCAATGCCCTCGACATCGAAGCGCTGGATATGACCGATGGCGAAATCATCGCCGCTGTCGAGGCTGGTCTTGTCGCCCAGGGCAAAGGCCAGACGGTGATCGAGCCGCGCGTTCACCTCGAACCGGATCCGTCCTTCCACGGCCATTTCAACGTGCTGCGCGGCTATGTGGCGCCGCTCGACACGGCGGGCGTGAAAATCGTCGGTGACTATGTCGACAACTATCTGCACGGCCTGCCCTCGGAATTCGGCATCCTCAATCTGTTCGACCCGCGCACCGGCACACCGCGCGCCATTCTCGACGCCACCGTCATCACCGATATGCGCACCGGCGCCGTCACCGCCATCGGCGCCAAGCATCTGGCAAGGAAGAATTCCAAGGTGCTGGCCCATATCGGCGCGCGCGGAACCGCCTATTGGAATGTCCGGCTGCTCGACCATCTCTTCGATTTCGAAGAGATCCGCGTCCATTCGCGCCGCCCGGAAAGCCGCGACGGCTTTGCCGCCAAGCTCTCCGCTGATCTCGGCAAGAAGGTTACGGCAGTGGCCGACTGGGAGAGCTGCGTCAAGGGCGCCGACATCGTCGTCGAGGCCTCGCGTCTGCCGGAGCCGCAGCCGCTGCTCAAGACCGAATGGATCAAGCCCGGCGCGCTGGTCATGCCCTATGGCACGATGAGCGCGGTGGAGCTGTCGCTGACCGACATCATGCAGAAGATGGTCGTCGACGACTGGGGCCAGTGCAAGGGCGGCAAGTTCGGCTCGCTGCGCGCCCATGTCGAGACCGGCCGGTTGAGCGAAACGACGCTGCATGCCGAACTCGGCCAGATCGCCGCCGGTCTCAGGCCGGGCAGACAGAGCGACGACGAGACCATCCTGTTCTGGCATCGCGGCCTATCACTGTCCGACATTGCGTTGGGCAAGGCGATGCTGGCCAAGGCAGGCGAAAAGGGCATCGGCCAGAGGCTGCGTTTCGCATGA